The genomic window GATCCAGGCCATGGAGGAGCGTGCCGGCGCCCGTGTCGTCAAGGGCCTGGTGCCGCTGTCGGAGATGTTCGGCTACGTCGGCGACCTCCGCAGCAAGACCTCGGGTCGCGCAAGCTACTCGATGCAGTTCGACTCCTACGCCGAGGTTCCGCGGAACGTCGCCGAGGAGATCATCGCGAAGGCCAAGGGCGAGTAACTCACCCGAGTACACGCTTTAGGCTTGACGCCGTAACCGTCGGGGCGTTCCCCGCGAACCCGTGAGGTTCGCCCCGACGGCCGGCACCACCAGCAAAGATCACCTGGCGCCGATGAGTAAGGCGTACAGAACCACTCCACAGGAGGACCCCAGTGGCGAAGGCGAAGTTCGAGCGGACTAAGCCGCACGTCAACATCGGCACCATCGGTCACATCGACCACGGTAAGACGACCCTCACGGCCGCCATTACCAAGGTGCTGCACGACGCGTACCCGGACCTGAACGAGGCCTCGGCCTTCGACCAGATCGACAAGGCTCCTGAGGAGCGCCAGCGCGGTATCACCATCTCCATCGCGCACGTCGAGTACCAGACCGAGTCGCGTCACTACGCGCACGTCGACTGCCCCGGTCACGCGGACTACATCAAGAACATGATCACCGGTGCCGCCCAGATGGACGGTGCCATCCTCGTGGTCGCCGCCACCGACGGCCCGATGCCGCAGACCAAGGAGCACGTGCTCCTGGCCCGTCAGGTCGGCGTTCCGTACATCGTCGTCGCCCTGAACAAGGCCGACATGGTGGACGACGAGGAGATCCTGGAGCTCGTCGAGCTCGAGGTCCGTGAGCTCCTCACCGAGTACGAGTTCCCGGGCGACGACGTTCCCGTCGTCAAGGTCTCGGCGCTCAAGGCGCTCGAGGGCGACAAGGAGTGGGGCCAGTCGGTCCTGAACCTGATGGCCGCCGTCGACGAGGCGATCCCGCAGCCCGAGCGTGACGTCGACAAGCCGTTCCTGATGCCGATCGAGGACGTCTTCACGATCACCGGTCGTGGCACCGTCGTCACCGGTCGTATCGAGCGTGGTGTCCTCAAGGTCAACGAGACCGTCGACATCATCGGCATCAAGACCGAGAAGACCACCACCACGGTCACCGGCATCGAGATGTTCCGCAAGCTGCTCGACGAGGGCCAGGCCGGTGAGAACGTCGGTCTGCTCCTCCGTGGCATCAAGCGCGAGGACGTCGAGCGCGGCCAGGTCATCATCAAGCCCGGTTCGGTCACGCCGCACACCGAGTTCGAGGCCCAGGCCTACATCCTGTCCAAGGACGAGGGTGGCCGCCACACGCCGTTCTTCAACAACTACCGTCCGCAGTTCTACTTCCGTACGACTGACGTGACCGGTGTTGTGACCCTCCCCGAGGGCACCGAGATGGTCATGCCGGGTGACAACACCCAGATGACCGTTTCGCTGATCCAGCCCGTCGCCATGGAAGAGGGCCTGAAGTTCGCCATCCGTGAGGGTGGCCGGACCGTCGGCGCCGGCCAGGTCGTCAAGATCACCAAGTAAGTCCTGGTGGTTTGACCTGGTAGCTCACCGAGCTGCAAGAAGGGCCCCGCACCTCTGGGTGCGGGGCCCTTCGGCATGTGCGCACGTCTG from Streptomyces formicae includes these protein-coding regions:
- the tuf gene encoding elongation factor Tu codes for the protein MAKAKFERTKPHVNIGTIGHIDHGKTTLTAAITKVLHDAYPDLNEASAFDQIDKAPEERQRGITISIAHVEYQTESRHYAHVDCPGHADYIKNMITGAAQMDGAILVVAATDGPMPQTKEHVLLARQVGVPYIVVALNKADMVDDEEILELVELEVRELLTEYEFPGDDVPVVKVSALKALEGDKEWGQSVLNLMAAVDEAIPQPERDVDKPFLMPIEDVFTITGRGTVVTGRIERGVLKVNETVDIIGIKTEKTTTTVTGIEMFRKLLDEGQAGENVGLLLRGIKREDVERGQVIIKPGSVTPHTEFEAQAYILSKDEGGRHTPFFNNYRPQFYFRTTDVTGVVTLPEGTEMVMPGDNTQMTVSLIQPVAMEEGLKFAIREGGRTVGAGQVVKITK